Proteins encoded together in one Methanobacterium sp. window:
- a CDS encoding DUF1847 domain-containing protein encodes MKCASCTKKDCFNGKDCVEIREEIKELYSGREIDLLKSSSAIEARYYMQKTRIEEVILFSKEMNYKKIGLAFCVGLEQESHMIQELFKKHFKIHSVCCKVCGINKVDFELEQIDKNGYEAMCNPLGQALILNEKNTDLNIIIGLCIGHDILFTNHSNAPVTTLVVKDRVLAHNPLGAVYSKYYQNKLTQ; translated from the coding sequence TTGAAATGTGCTTCCTGCACTAAGAAAGACTGTTTTAACGGCAAAGACTGTGTGGAGATTAGGGAAGAAATAAAAGAACTTTACTCAGGACGTGAAATTGATTTATTGAAATCATCTTCTGCCATCGAAGCCCGATACTACATGCAAAAAACCCGGATTGAAGAAGTCATTCTTTTTTCAAAGGAAATGAATTATAAAAAGATTGGATTAGCCTTTTGTGTTGGTTTAGAACAGGAATCCCACATGATACAGGAACTGTTCAAAAAACATTTTAAGATACACTCAGTTTGCTGTAAAGTATGTGGTATTAATAAGGTTGATTTCGAACTGGAACAGATTGATAAAAACGGTTACGAGGCCATGTGTAACCCTCTAGGGCAGGCATTAATTCTCAATGAAAAAAACACAGACCTCAACATCATAATCGGGTTGTGTATCGGTCATGACATACTGTTCACCAATCATTCGAATGCTCCAGTAACCACACTTGTTGTAAAGGATAGAGTGCTCGCCCATAACCCATTAGGCGCAGTATACTCAAAGTACTATCAAAATAAACTTACCCAGTGA
- a CDS encoding DNA adenine methylase, with protein sequence MAVKKLKEKFNGARPFLKWAGGKTQLLLELEKRLPQSILENGIIEMYVEPFVGGGAMFFYLKNQYQINDTVLLDVNPELIMAYRVIQRDVDKLITILGEMEIEHLQKDEVRRKENFYRIRTEYNRQMQVMDYQNYADEWIQRTASLIFLNKTCFNGLFRLNSKGEFNVPFGRYKNPTICDEGNLQAVHQALKKTEILCADFTHAQHFIKKDTLVYMDPPYRPLNSTSHFTSYSRERFSDQDQEKLARFYREMDLKGAHLILSNSDPKNHDVEDNFFDELYQGYEIDRVPAKRNINSNTSSRGEINELIIRNFQD encoded by the coding sequence ATGGCAGTTAAAAAACTTAAAGAGAAGTTCAACGGTGCCAGACCATTCTTGAAATGGGCGGGGGGCAAAACTCAGCTACTTTTAGAACTTGAAAAAAGATTACCCCAATCCATACTGGAAAATGGGATTATTGAAATGTATGTGGAGCCCTTTGTTGGTGGGGGTGCCATGTTCTTCTACCTGAAAAACCAGTACCAGATTAATGATACCGTTCTCCTGGATGTTAATCCAGAGTTAATCATGGCTTACAGGGTGATTCAGCGGGATGTGGATAAACTCATCACCATCCTGGGGGAAATGGAAATCGAACACCTCCAGAAGGATGAAGTGCGAAGAAAAGAGAATTTTTACCGTATACGGACGGAATACAACCGGCAAATGCAGGTAATGGACTATCAGAATTATGCTGATGAATGGATCCAGAGAACTGCTTCTCTGATATTTCTGAACAAGACATGCTTCAATGGACTTTTTCGCCTGAACAGTAAGGGTGAGTTCAACGTACCCTTCGGCAGGTACAAGAATCCTACCATCTGTGATGAAGGAAACCTGCAGGCAGTTCACCAGGCACTTAAAAAAACAGAGATACTATGCGCAGACTTCACCCATGCCCAGCACTTCATTAAAAAAGACACATTAGTGTACATGGACCCTCCATATCGCCCCCTGAACAGCACTTCTCACTTCACCAGCTACTCCAGGGAAAGGTTCAGTGACCAGGACCAGGAAAAACTGGCACGTTTTTACAGGGAAATGGATTTAAAAGGAGCACACCTAATTTTAAGTAACAGCGACCCTAAAAATCATGACGTGGAAGATAATTTCTTTGATGAACTTTACCAGGGATATGAAATAGATCGAGTGCCTGCTAAACGAAACATAAACTCCAACACATCCAGCAGGGGCGAGATAAACGAATTAATCATCAGAAACTTCCAAGATTAA
- the mtnA gene encoding S-methyl-5-thioribose-1-phosphate isomerase has protein sequence MKTMYWKDDLLCLLDQTLLPHETEYLVCGTYQDVITAIKTMVVRGAPAIGVAAAFGMALAYLADEDMEKAAQEMKDARPTAVNLFWAVDRIMGADDPVEEAILMYGEDMDTNRRMGRHGATVIDDGDTILTHCNAGALACVDYGTALGVIRAANQEGKNISVVCDETRPVLQGARLSVWEMQQENIPVKLIVDGAAGRLMQEGQINKVVIGADRVAKGGVANKIGSLLVALAAKRFNVPFYVAAPKSTFDSEKSIYDVKIEERDPGEVLSFAGCQAAPLGTEVRNPSFDVVPSDLITGIITEDGIVDPF, from the coding sequence ATGAAAACCATGTACTGGAAGGATGACCTCCTTTGCTTATTAGATCAGACACTCTTACCACATGAAACTGAATACCTTGTTTGTGGAACATACCAGGATGTTATAACTGCCATTAAAACCATGGTGGTTCGGGGCGCCCCAGCCATAGGTGTGGCAGCAGCCTTTGGAATGGCACTGGCCTATCTGGCCGATGAGGACATGGAAAAAGCAGCTCAGGAAATGAAAGATGCCCGACCAACTGCAGTGAACCTGTTCTGGGCAGTGGACAGAATCATGGGGGCAGATGACCCTGTAGAAGAAGCAATACTTATGTACGGGGAGGATATGGATACCAACCGGCGTATGGGGCGACACGGAGCCACAGTGATAGATGATGGTGACACCATCCTAACCCACTGCAATGCTGGGGCACTGGCCTGTGTGGATTACGGCACAGCATTAGGGGTTATCCGTGCGGCCAACCAGGAAGGTAAAAACATAAGCGTGGTGTGTGATGAAACCCGACCAGTACTCCAGGGAGCCAGACTGAGTGTCTGGGAAATGCAACAGGAAAACATACCCGTGAAACTGATAGTAGATGGTGCTGCTGGCCGCCTCATGCAGGAAGGACAGATAAACAAGGTAGTCATAGGGGCAGACCGTGTGGCTAAAGGAGGAGTAGCCAACAAAATCGGGTCCCTCCTGGTGGCACTGGCAGCCAAACGATTCAACGTACCATTCTATGTGGCTGCACCCAAAAGCACATTTGATAGTGAAAAAAGTATTTATGACGTAAAAATAGAAGAAAGAGATCCGGGGGAAGTTTTAAGCTTTGCAGGGTGTCAGGCCGCGCCTCTGGGGACTGAAGTGAGGAACCCATCATTTGATGTGGTACCCAGTGACCTAATAACTGGTATTATAACCGAGGATGGGATAGTTGATCCTTTTTAG
- the dph5 gene encoding diphthine synthase translates to MLYLVGLGLYDEKDISLNGLEAIKSADVVYAEFYTARLFGGDLKSLENLAGVTINILLREEVEEENLPIKQAETKNVAFLTAGDPLMATTHSDILMEARKKGIKTRVIHASSILSAAPGIAGLQAYKFGKVTTIPRPEENYFPHSPYQVIGENKEMGLHTLVLLDIQAHRDYYMTANKGLEYLLRVEDERKEGLITEDTLAVVIARAGSPEPLVRADRVNVLTEEDFGGPLHCIIIPGDLHFLEAEGLVILADAPEEILES, encoded by the coding sequence ATGCTCTACCTGGTTGGACTGGGACTTTACGATGAAAAAGACATATCTTTAAATGGACTTGAGGCCATTAAATCCGCTGATGTTGTTTACGCTGAATTTTACACTGCACGTCTTTTTGGAGGTGATCTAAAATCACTGGAAAACCTGGCTGGAGTAACCATAAACATACTCCTCCGTGAAGAAGTGGAAGAGGAAAATTTACCGATAAAACAGGCAGAAACGAAGAACGTGGCATTTCTAACAGCCGGTGACCCATTAATGGCCACCACCCATTCTGATATCTTGATGGAAGCTCGGAAGAAAGGTATTAAAACCAGAGTTATACATGCCTCATCCATCCTTTCAGCAGCTCCGGGTATTGCCGGGTTACAGGCCTATAAATTCGGAAAAGTAACCACCATACCCAGACCGGAAGAAAACTATTTCCCCCACTCACCCTATCAGGTTATTGGAGAGAATAAGGAAATGGGACTGCACACTCTGGTTCTACTGGATATCCAGGCCCACCGGGATTATTACATGACTGCCAATAAAGGTCTGGAATACCTCCTGCGCGTGGAAGATGAGCGAAAGGAAGGACTCATAACTGAAGATACTCTGGCAGTGGTGATTGCCCGCGCGGGTTCCCCTGAACCTCTGGTCCGCGCAGACAGGGTGAATGTTTTAACTGAAGAAGATTTTGGAGGACCACTACACTGCATAATAATACCAGGGGATCTGCACTTTCTGGAGGCTGAGGGGCTGGTTATTTTGGCAGATGCACCAGAAGAAATCTTAGAAAGTTAA
- a CDS encoding methanogenesis marker 6 protein, protein MLPEKNKVTRMIVLGPKAQLSQSELVGKLHMLELPLTIKSTCYGAVIHGEESDVMDAVNRIRKLDPSNIFTKDRGFPPGDPRRCRAKRGAAREGFHQLEKEYELLEYVCDALENPEKVTLEAPEKVTPDDFRKIAQECEK, encoded by the coding sequence ATGTTACCAGAAAAAAATAAAGTCACCAGGATGATTGTACTGGGACCCAAAGCCCAGCTGAGCCAGAGTGAACTGGTGGGGAAACTGCATATGTTAGAATTACCCCTGACCATTAAATCCACTTGTTATGGTGCAGTAATACATGGGGAAGAATCGGATGTGATGGATGCAGTTAACCGAATAAGAAAACTAGACCCATCCAACATTTTTACTAAAGACCGGGGATTTCCACCAGGAGACCCTCGAAGGTGCCGTGCAAAACGAGGAGCCGCCAGGGAGGGATTCCACCAGTTAGAAAAAGAATACGAACTCCTGGAATATGTTTGTGATGCCCTGGAAAACCCGGAGAAGGTGACCCTGGAGGCACCTGAGAAAGTAACTCCAGATGATTTTAGAAAAATTGCCCAGGAGTGTGAAAAATGA
- a CDS encoding methanogenesis marker 3 protein, producing the protein MLVKINGEKIELPEGSTIQDAINVVGAPYLPGCVLGLVKGTEEVEKHVNKYSLKTNKGSIIIEILEDAPEKLVSTWKERYKEFSKMGVRWTTSQEVAIGPIVTELTPSREKYRYHRWDVLFSLSGFTADATHLILSMGEHEATYGAPEENRGVFARVVGGKRTILKLTDDDEILKVKPVLERESIVKSAAITNLETLLEEGNQIYTYVQVKPNPNSPQSVEHFYALLDSGKIRVDYDSNTFVGFYALQGLKKETEQIDQRKRGTITFRNTGKGVGRVYIYREDRVSTPSHNVLGKVENGMQLLDIASYGDEVTFKTSPGRIMTLAMTQKEAEEFLKENGIKQVREGLEDDQAVVVRQEPHFTMEIIDKGEVKTFGIPEEDIVHIELGNQSPRSAWYFQKITGLLDSPVGSLDVHFAFPGMKLVMFKSVPKESKGLIPEYTPKDVVKAGEIGVTNMSRRHIGMVGVRFEDNNEFGPTGEPFQGTNIIGKVVRGLEDLEKYKEGDTIYVTRKK; encoded by the coding sequence ATGCTGGTGAAGATCAATGGAGAAAAAATAGAACTCCCTGAAGGATCAACAATACAGGATGCAATCAATGTAGTGGGTGCACCATATCTGCCTGGATGTGTCCTGGGACTGGTTAAGGGGACTGAAGAAGTAGAAAAACACGTTAACAAATACAGCCTGAAAACCAACAAGGGTAGCATTATTATTGAAATCCTGGAAGACGCTCCTGAAAAGTTGGTTTCAACCTGGAAAGAACGTTACAAAGAATTTTCTAAAATGGGAGTGCGCTGGACCACATCCCAGGAAGTGGCAATAGGGCCCATTGTAACAGAACTCACGCCTAGCCGGGAAAAATACCGCTACCATCGTTGGGATGTTCTTTTCAGTCTCTCTGGATTCACCGCAGATGCCACCCACCTCATACTTTCCATGGGAGAACATGAAGCTACTTACGGCGCACCTGAAGAAAACCGGGGAGTATTTGCCCGGGTGGTTGGGGGTAAAAGAACCATCCTCAAACTCACTGATGATGATGAAATATTAAAGGTAAAACCAGTCCTGGAAAGGGAGAGCATAGTTAAAAGTGCGGCAATCACCAACCTGGAAACCCTCCTGGAAGAAGGCAACCAGATATACACCTATGTACAGGTTAAACCCAACCCTAACTCCCCTCAATCAGTGGAACATTTCTATGCCCTACTGGATTCCGGGAAAATTCGCGTTGATTATGATTCAAACACATTCGTAGGATTCTATGCATTACAGGGACTGAAAAAGGAAACTGAACAGATAGATCAGCGTAAAAGAGGAACTATAACCTTCCGTAATACTGGAAAGGGAGTGGGCCGAGTTTACATTTACAGGGAGGACCGTGTTTCCACACCATCCCACAACGTGCTGGGAAAAGTGGAGAATGGAATGCAGTTACTGGACATCGCCAGTTACGGTGATGAAGTAACATTTAAAACATCCCCTGGCAGAATAATGACTCTGGCTATGACTCAAAAAGAGGCAGAAGAGTTTTTAAAAGAAAATGGGATTAAACAGGTCCGTGAAGGTTTGGAGGATGATCAGGCAGTGGTTGTCAGACAGGAACCTCACTTTACCATGGAAATCATTGATAAAGGTGAAGTTAAAACCTTTGGCATTCCTGAAGAAGACATCGTTCATATTGAACTGGGCAATCAATCCCCTCGTTCTGCATGGTACTTCCAGAAAATAACTGGGCTTTTAGATTCTCCAGTAGGATCTTTAGATGTTCATTTTGCTTTCCCTGGGATGAAATTGGTAATGTTTAAATCTGTTCCTAAAGAATCTAAGGGATTAATACCGGAATACACACCTAAAGATGTGGTAAAAGCAGGGGAAATAGGTGTTACCAACATGTCCCGCCGCCATATAGGGATGGTGGGGGTACGTTTCGAGGATAACAATGAATTTGGCCCTACCGGTGAACCCTTCCAGGGAACCAACATCATTGGAAAGGTGGTAAGGGGATTGGAAGATTTGGAAAAATATAAAGAGGGGGACACCATTTATGTTACCAGAAAAAAATAA
- a CDS encoding class I SAM-dependent methyltransferase family protein, whose amino-acid sequence MIGLKVPKKEANRIRLFLQENLILDHNWKIKRSDDYVYLPLNQEPDNDFLKEIGFCQDNVVEIEFEELKKRPRNMEDYLQGKIPLEKMDDFKKSFDIIGDVVILEIPDGLEEEKYLIGEAALKFTKRRSVYRKKSAIKGVVRTRELEHLTGEDVSITIHREYDSRIMLDVKNVYFSPRLATERRIIGDEVHDGEVIIDMFTGVGPFAINIARRPHLQNVKIYAVDINPEAIHYLKENIKLNRVQGKINPILGDVAKVLKDLDVQADRIIMNLPGTACEFLPVAVEHLKPGGTLNYYQFSRDFEDPIKRVEEAAYPRQVEVLDMRKVKSRSPGVWHVAIDARINGK is encoded by the coding sequence ATGATTGGATTAAAGGTCCCTAAAAAAGAAGCCAACCGCATCCGACTATTTCTACAGGAGAACTTAATCCTAGATCATAACTGGAAGATCAAGCGTTCTGATGATTATGTGTACCTCCCTCTAAATCAAGAACCAGATAATGATTTTTTAAAAGAAATAGGATTTTGCCAGGATAATGTTGTTGAAATTGAATTTGAAGAACTTAAAAAGAGACCCCGTAACATGGAAGACTATCTCCAGGGAAAGATACCCCTGGAGAAGATGGATGACTTTAAAAAATCCTTCGATATCATAGGGGATGTTGTGATACTGGAGATTCCTGATGGTCTGGAGGAGGAAAAATACCTTATTGGTGAGGCAGCTCTTAAATTCACCAAAAGAAGGTCTGTTTACCGTAAAAAAAGTGCAATTAAGGGTGTTGTCCGCACCCGTGAGCTGGAACATCTTACGGGTGAGGATGTTTCTATAACCATCCACCGTGAATATGATTCCCGTATTATGCTAGACGTGAAAAACGTCTACTTCAGCCCCCGTCTGGCCACAGAACGAAGGATCATCGGTGATGAGGTTCATGATGGTGAGGTAATTATTGACATGTTCACCGGTGTGGGTCCCTTTGCCATTAACATTGCCCGGAGGCCTCATCTTCAGAATGTGAAGATTTACGCTGTAGACATTAACCCAGAAGCAATTCACTACCTTAAAGAAAACATCAAACTGAACCGGGTGCAGGGCAAAATTAACCCAATACTGGGAGACGTGGCAAAAGTTTTAAAGGATCTGGATGTTCAAGCTGACCGGATTATTATGAACCTGCCTGGAACGGCCTGTGAGTTCCTTCCAGTGGCAGTGGAACATTTAAAGCCAGGGGGAACTCTGAATTATTACCAGTTCAGCCGGGACTTTGAAGATCCCATCAAACGAGTTGAAGAAGCAGCTTATCCACGTCAGGTGGAAGTACTGGATATGCGGAAGGTTAAGTCCCGGAGTCCTGGGGTATGGCATGTGGCCATTGATGCCCGTATTAACGGGAAATGA
- a CDS encoding radical SAM protein, with protein sequence MNESKFAHITRVHPCFNEKMHDKVGRVHLPIAPRCNIQCNFCTRELNKCEQRPGVSSRVMTVEEAVTHVAKVIKEMPISVVGVAGPGDALANPETLDFFRIIDKKFPDLIKCMSTNGLLLADMAEEVAEVNISTITVTVNAVDLEIGKKIYSRAVYGGKVYEGEEAFKIISQKQLEGIEKVSKLGVVVKVNSVLIPGLNDEHIEDIAREVKKRGASLMNVIPLIPLYKMKDYPKPGCEELSNVRDKVEETLPVFRACTQCRADAYGVPGKEDKHLDMTPASHY encoded by the coding sequence ATGAATGAATCGAAATTTGCACATATAACCCGTGTACATCCATGTTTTAATGAAAAAATGCATGATAAGGTGGGAAGAGTTCATCTGCCCATTGCACCTCGCTGTAATATACAGTGCAACTTCTGTACCCGTGAACTAAACAAATGCGAGCAACGCCCCGGAGTTTCCTCCAGGGTCATGACTGTAGAAGAAGCAGTAACCCATGTGGCCAAAGTCATCAAAGAAATGCCCATCAGTGTGGTGGGAGTAGCAGGACCAGGAGACGCCCTGGCCAACCCAGAAACACTGGATTTCTTCCGTATCATTGATAAAAAATTCCCAGACCTCATAAAATGTATGAGTACCAATGGTCTCCTCCTGGCAGATATGGCTGAGGAAGTGGCTGAAGTTAACATCAGCACCATCACTGTAACCGTAAATGCAGTAGACCTTGAAATCGGTAAAAAAATATACTCACGGGCAGTCTATGGTGGTAAGGTCTACGAAGGAGAAGAAGCCTTCAAAATCATATCCCAGAAACAGCTGGAAGGAATAGAGAAAGTTTCCAAGCTGGGGGTGGTGGTTAAGGTCAACAGCGTCCTCATACCAGGGCTCAACGATGAACACATCGAGGACATTGCCCGGGAAGTTAAAAAACGAGGCGCCAGTCTGATGAACGTCATACCACTCATACCATTATATAAAATGAAAGATTATCCTAAACCTGGATGCGAAGAGCTTTCCAATGTAAGGGATAAAGTTGAGGAGACCTTACCTGTCTTCCGGGCCTGTACCCAGTGCCGGGCTGATGCCTACGGAGTTCCTGGAAAAGAGGACAAACACTTGGATATGACACCCGCAAGCCATTATTAA
- a CDS encoding methanogenesis marker 2 protein: MDLKSLVDSIRSFEGITRKNLIKDVTGLLEETYNIAGRTLLGFGDDASALEIGNSQVILMAADGMWGKLMEADPWWAGYCSVLVNVNDIAAMGGIPIGMTNVISTQDKDICSQIMDGINEGVKKFGVPMVGGHVHPDAPYNSLDVSITGIMNREDIITSCGARPGDKVLVAIDLDGAIHPQFRLNWDTTTMKSAELVQAQITTMNEIAQKHLLSAGKDISNPGTLGTLGMLLETSNVGATVELELIPRHTDVSWEDWLRLYPGSGFVLTAAEDNVQEIIEILENVNITTNVVGSIISDRKLYLTSGNDEEVVFDFYTDKITGIHDEKP; encoded by the coding sequence TTGGATTTAAAGTCACTTGTTGATTCTATACGGAGTTTTGAAGGTATTACCCGTAAAAATCTCATAAAAGACGTAACGGGTCTCCTGGAAGAGACTTACAACATTGCAGGAAGAACTCTTCTTGGTTTTGGTGATGATGCATCAGCCCTGGAAATCGGGAACAGCCAGGTAATTCTAATGGCCGCCGATGGAATGTGGGGAAAGCTAATGGAGGCCGATCCATGGTGGGCGGGTTACTGTTCAGTACTGGTAAATGTCAATGATATTGCAGCCATGGGCGGAATACCCATCGGGATGACTAACGTCATATCTACTCAGGATAAGGATATATGCAGCCAGATCATGGATGGAATTAATGAAGGGGTTAAGAAATTTGGAGTGCCAATGGTAGGGGGACATGTTCACCCCGATGCACCTTACAACTCCCTGGATGTGTCCATAACAGGTATCATGAACCGTGAAGACATCATCACCAGCTGCGGAGCCCGCCCTGGAGATAAAGTGCTGGTGGCAATAGACCTGGACGGTGCCATCCACCCCCAGTTCCGCCTGAACTGGGACACCACCACCATGAAAAGTGCAGAACTAGTCCAGGCACAGATCACCACCATGAATGAAATCGCACAAAAACACCTTTTAAGTGCTGGGAAAGATATTAGCAATCCTGGAACCCTGGGAACCCTGGGAATGCTCCTTGAAACCTCAAATGTGGGAGCTACCGTGGAACTGGAACTCATACCCCGACACACCGATGTGAGCTGGGAGGACTGGCTCCGACTTTACCCAGGATCAGGATTCGTGCTCACCGCAGCTGAGGATAATGTGCAAGAGATCATTGAAATCCTGGAAAACGTCAACATAACCACCAACGTGGTGGGTAGTATAATATCTGACCGGAAACTTTATTTAACCTCGGGTAATGATGAAGAGGTTGTTTTTGACTTTTACACCGATAAAATCACTGGAATACATGATGAAAAGCCCTAG
- a CDS encoding methanogenesis marker 15 protein, whose protein sequence is MVKIAQISCGTEYSGVQKEIEKAASTFGAEIIIPEADLDYIDEAYHKFGFNAASSSIRLMIARAMSLAEGKSDADAVFIATCFRCAEGALVRNEVRRFIQENTNLPVVTYSFTERTKADELFIRMEALSTIVARKSLLAREKQEGLTLGIDSGSTTTKVVLMENNKIIGTGWLPTTDVIGCTKDGMDQAFKDTGYKFDDVDGVGVTGYGRLTIGKHLNAALIQEELSVNSKGAVYLAGHQKGEATVLDIGGMDNKVITVNDGIPDNFTMGGICAGASGRFLEITARRLGVDISELGPLALKGDFKKAILNSYCIVFGIQDLVTSLAAGGAKEDVAAAACHSVAEQVYEQQLQEIDVREPLIQVGGTSLIGGLVEAVSTVLGGMDVIVPEYSQYIGAVGGALLVSGLGDKTDFGAKK, encoded by the coding sequence ATGGTAAAAATAGCTCAGATTTCATGTGGAACCGAGTACAGTGGGGTCCAGAAGGAGATTGAAAAGGCTGCATCCACCTTTGGAGCAGAGATCATCATCCCTGAAGCAGACCTGGACTACATCGATGAAGCATATCATAAATTTGGATTCAACGCTGCCAGTAGTAGCATACGCTTAATGATCGCCAGGGCAATGTCCCTGGCTGAGGGAAAATCAGATGCAGATGCAGTCTTCATAGCCACCTGTTTTAGATGCGCAGAAGGAGCACTGGTCCGAAACGAGGTAAGGCGTTTCATACAAGAGAACACTAACCTACCAGTGGTTACATATTCATTCACTGAACGAACCAAGGCCGATGAACTCTTCATCAGAATGGAAGCCCTCTCCACCATCGTAGCCAGAAAAAGCCTACTGGCCAGGGAAAAACAGGAAGGACTCACCCTGGGCATAGACTCAGGTTCAACCACTACTAAAGTGGTTTTAATGGAAAATAATAAGATCATAGGTACCGGATGGCTACCAACCACCGATGTCATCGGTTGTACCAAGGATGGAATGGATCAGGCCTTCAAGGACACTGGTTATAAATTTGATGATGTGGATGGGGTGGGAGTCACTGGTTACGGCCGACTAACCATTGGTAAACACCTGAATGCAGCCCTTATACAAGAAGAACTCTCTGTTAACTCCAAGGGGGCAGTTTACCTGGCAGGACACCAGAAAGGTGAAGCCACTGTACTGGACATAGGTGGTATGGATAACAAAGTCATCACCGTCAACGATGGTATTCCGGACAACTTCACTATGGGGGGAATATGTGCCGGAGCCTCAGGAAGATTCCTGGAAATCACCGCCCGACGTTTAGGGGTGGATATAAGCGAACTCGGGCCTCTTGCTCTCAAGGGGGACTTCAAAAAAGCAATCCTGAACAGTTACTGCATAGTATTCGGTATTCAGGACCTGGTTACATCTCTGGCTGCAGGTGGTGCTAAAGAGGATGTAGCGGCAGCTGCATGTCACTCTGTTGCGGAACAGGTCTACGAACAGCAATTACAGGAAATTGATGTACGAGAGCCCCTGATCCAGGTAGGGGGAACCAGCTTAATTGGTGGACTGGTGGAAGCAGTCAGCACAGTCCTGGGAGGAATGGATGTTATTGTACCTGAATACTCCCAGTACATTGGAGCTGTTGGAGGAGCCCTACTTGTTTCTGGATTGGGAGATAAGACAGATTTTGGGGCTAAAAAATAA
- a CDS encoding DUF2111 domain-containing protein, producing MNINASSTGEEIAPMALAIHQLVNGLPITMRSLNSPGVRIEDGEVLDYNYTGPILEEVLKSGEMSHKIPDTGEYKGTPVVVVPVIEAGQVIAAMGVVDITKGIYSDIMEITKRPEELTGSRGGLQ from the coding sequence ATGAACATTAATGCATCCTCCACCGGGGAAGAAATAGCACCAATGGCCCTGGCCATTCACCAGCTGGTAAACGGACTCCCCATTACCATGCGTAGTCTCAACAGCCCTGGTGTCCGCATTGAAGATGGTGAAGTTTTGGATTATAATTACACAGGCCCTATCCTGGAAGAAGTCCTAAAAAGTGGTGAAATGAGTCATAAAATTCCAGATACCGGAGAGTATAAAGGCACACCTGTGGTGGTGGTTCCTGTTATTGAAGCGGGCCAGGTCATAGCAGCCATGGGGGTGGTGGACATAACTAAGGGAATTTACAGTGATATAATGGAAATTACAAAAAGACCAGAAGAACTCACTGGATCCAGAGGTGGTCTGCAGTGA
- a CDS encoding methanogenesis marker 17 protein — MQVECYDESGREVYDMILRHILQEVQVTRAVKDVQIYIDPREPVFIIVVQYEKTSPPVVLEDFAEYEYDSEANEAFIKIKDENYLPELLKKLWELEGRNKIHQPSRFEVIIDDPQLKLEGMVVHDPEEDLKKKVYDAIFRIIPEGFRVVEHYSEGNIIALTCSDEYIKEEYLEKTHEIIKRMKENKKSYEVTTLPDNKVKPSKDAKPPTKLGRKFYE; from the coding sequence ATGCAGGTAGAATGCTACGATGAAAGTGGGCGAGAAGTCTACGACATGATCTTAAGACACATTCTCCAGGAAGTGCAGGTAACCCGTGCAGTAAAGGATGTTCAGATATACATTGACCCCCGTGAACCAGTATTCATTATTGTGGTCCAGTATGAAAAAACATCCCCACCAGTGGTCCTGGAGGACTTCGCAGAATATGAGTATGACTCAGAAGCCAACGAAGCTTTCATAAAGATAAAAGATGAAAATTACCTACCTGAACTTCTAAAAAAACTCTGGGAACTTGAGGGGCGGAACAAAATCCACCAGCCCAGCCGTTTTGAGGTTATAATAGATGATCCTCAACTCAAACTGGAAGGAATGGTGGTACACGACCCAGAAGAGGATCTAAAAAAGAAGGTCTACGATGCCATTTTCCGCATCATCCCCGAGGGATTCCGGGTGGTTGAACACTACTCTGAGGGTAACATCATCGCTTTGACCTGTTCTGATGAGTACATCAAGGAAGAATATCTGGAAAAAACTCACGAAATTATTAAAAGAATGAAAGAGAATAAGAAATCATATGAAGTAACAACACTCCCTGATAATAAAGTGAAACCTTCAAAAGATGCAAAACCACCCACTAAACTGGGGAGGAAATTCTATGAATGA